CCGACAGGAGATCCTGTCGAGAGACCATTCCTGTCATGACACCCGGGCGTTCGGGGTCGAGAACCGGCAATCGCTCCGCCCTTGTCGCCGTAAACTTCCGGAGGGCCGCATCCAGAGTCTCGTCCGGAGACAAACTGGTGAATCGATCCATTCCGAGATCCCTGGCAACAAGAATTTCCCAGACATCCCGATCGGGCAAGACCGATTTTACATCGTCCAGAGTAAAGATTGAAATCAACCGGCCCGATTCATCAACAACGGGAAATGTGGTCTGCTGGGAAGAAGTTACAACCCGAACGACCTCATCAAAGGGGGTCCCTTCATGAAGTGTGATTTCCGGAGACTGGCGAATCACGTCACGGACATGGAGTTGGCTCAGGATATCGACCGAGAAATCACCAAGATGGGCGGGTGAGTCAATCCGGGAAGGAACCTGTTGTGAAAAGATTGATTCTGAACCGGAAAGAAGGTAGGTAACCGTAACGGTAAAAATGATGGGAACAAGAAGGTCGTAGGAGTGTGACATCTCTGCCACCATGATCAAAGCGGAAATCGGTACGTTGGCCACACCGGCCAGAAAACCTCCCATTCCGACAAGAATATAACTTGTTGGATTGGAAACGAACATGGGGAACACCTGTTCCGCAGCATACCCGAATGCCCCCCCGACCAATCCGCCGATGACGACCGTCGGGGCAAAGACTCCGCCGCTCCCTCGTGATCCAATCGTGAAAGAGGTGGCCACAATTTTCAATAGAGCCAGCCCAAGCATGGCGGCAATGGTCAATTTTCCGTAAAGTGCCTGCTGAACCAGAGGGTATCCGGTGCCGATGATCTGGGGTACGAGAAGTGCGAGAAGTCCCAGGGCGAACCCACCCAGGGCGGGTTTGAGGAAGGCGGGGAGTTTCAAGGGTCCGAATACCCGGTCGTGGAAAAAATAGAACCAGCGGATGTAAAGCTTTCCCGCAAGGACCAGAAGGAGTCCGAGGACAACATAGAGCAAAAGTTCCATCGGGTGACGGAAGGCGATGGCCGGCACGTCAAAGGCCGGTTTCCAGTTTCCTGAAAGAGAACAATGCACCGAATAAGCTGTGATTGAGCTGATCAGGCAGGGAACGAGGGCATCGGTCTCAAAATCGGGTTCGGAATAGAGGATTTCCGGCCCGAAAACCGCACCCCCCAGGGGGGCGCGGAAAATGGAGCCGATCCCGCCGGCAATTCCGGCGATAAAAAGGATGTTGCGTTCTTTGGGAGTAAGACCGAAGATGTTGGAAATGACGGAACCAATTCCCGACCCCACCTGAGCCATTGGACCCTCGGGACCGGCGGACCCTCCGGAGCCGATCGTCACGGCAGAGGAGAGCATCTTCACCAGGACAACATGAGGGGGGACGCGGCTCTTCTCCCTGTGGAAGGAATGGAGAACGGAATCGGTTCCATGACCCTCGGACTCGGGTGAGAGCCATGTGACCAGAATGCCGCAGGCCAATCCTCCCAGCGTCGGGATAAGGAGGAAGAGAAAAGGCCTGAACCAGGGAAGAAATTCAGATCCCTCCCCTCCGTTTACAAAGCCGATGGTCTGAACAATCAATAATTCGTGGGTTCGCTCCATCAAAAAGACAAAGAGCGTTGTGGCAAGACCCGTAATGATCCCGACCATGACGCTGAGAAAGATCCAGCGACCTCCCACTTTGAGGGTTTGATTCATCGCAGAATAACGCCCGTTCCGTGAAATGAGATACTTTTCCCGATATCTGTGGGTGTAACGGGGACGGCGTTGTTGATGTTGCCCCCCAGATAGATCCACTTTCCGAATGGAACGATAACCGTATCCTGCCTCTGTTCGGGATCGTCCTGAACCACGACATCCACTTCTCCATCAGGCCCGATTACCCGGGCATGCTGTCCCGGTTCCAGCTTTAACTTGGCCAGTGTGTCCGGGTGAACAATCGCAAGGAGGGGTTCTTCCTGCTGATTGGGTGGTGTCACGCGGGTTTGCCATTTTCGTAGCGATGGGCAGAGGAGGATGAGGGGGAATTTTCGCTCCCGGAGAGGGGACAGGTTCCACTTGGAAATCAAAACGGCCTTCGACGATGGAGTTCGGAAGATTCCATCTGCATAGGCAACTTTTGGGGTCAGCGGATTGAGTACCATACCCTGTCGGAGACGGTCGATGGTGATTCCATGTTTCCGGAGGGGCAGAATTAGCTGGTTCATGTACCAGCCGTATGGATGAACGGGGTGGGCAAGATTCAGCCTTCGAGCCATGGCCTGGTAATAAGTGAATTCTGTCCTGCTGCTCTTTCGGGGCGGAATGACCTCTTCACAGAGCGTAATGCCAGGGTGATAAGGAGACATGACAATATCCATACGCTCCAGCATCGTGGCTGAGGGAAGAAAATGAGTGGAGCTGTCTGCTGTGTCCGTGAAAAAATGGTCCATGACTACCACGGTTGGAATATTTCGAAGCGCACGGGCAAAATAGATTCCGCCGGGCCAGTCCTGAACCGGATCCGCATGGTTGATAAAAATGACCTGGATAGGGGGATCCGATTTTTCCAGCATCGTGGGAAGCTCTGCCGGGGAAACCACTTCTTCGTGAGGATGTTCGACACTTTCCAGAAAAGCTAAATTCAGGCCCGTTTCGGGTCTGTGGAAAAAGACTCCCGATCCGGGCTGACCAATCTGTCCCGTAATGAGGGAAAGAGCGTCAATCAGACGTATGGTCTGTCCACCCCTGGGCTGTCGCACCATACCTCTGCCGGCAATGATAAATGCGGGCCGGGTTGTCGCATAGAGGCGGGCTAGATTCTCAACGACGGTGGGGGAGAGATCGGCCATTTTGCACAGTTCTTCCATGTCAAGGGATAGAACGGCGGATCGAAAGGTATCAAAATTTTCCAGCTTCCCTGAGCAGAACTTTTCGTCGTGAAGAGAGTTACGGAGAATCGATCCGGCCATGGCAAGGGCCAGAGCTGAGTCTCCACCCGGTGCGACCTGGTAATGGGCGTCCGCGTAACGGATGGAAGGGCCGACGATCGGGTCTATAAGCAGAACTTTGGCTCCGCGCTTCCGGGCCTGCTGAATGATCATATTGAAGTGAATGGCTGATTGGGCAACATTCTTTCCCCAGAGGATGATCAGCTTACTGGAAAGTACATCCATGGGATCCGACGTTTCCACCGCACCGAAGTCCTGGTGTTGACCCGTGAGGCCGGCTGCACAGTCATGATAGGGTGTAATCCGCCTCGTCCCGCCGAGGGAGCGGAAGAACAGCGTATTCAGATGCCGGGAAATACCAGGATAGGTGTCACTCTGAATGTGAAGAATGGATCGGGGACCGTATGTTTCCAGGGCGGAATGAACTCTTGAAACAATATCATCGATGATTTCATTGTGGGAAGCCACCTGCCATGTCGACCAGGTATCCATACCCTTCCGATGGGGAACCAGAATCCTGTCAGTGTGGTAAAGAACGTTTTCCAGATATAATTCCTGGGATTTGCATAATTGGCCGCGAGTATAAGGGTGTTTGGGATCCCCGGTAAGTTCCATGATGCGCCCGCCTTCCCTCCGGGCGACCATGAGGCAGGTATCCGGACAGCGTCGGGTGCAGGTTGTTTCAATTTCAGCCGTCATAGCAGGGCGTTTCGAGTGGCCTGGATGATCGACTGAATCTCTTCCGTGGACAGATTGGGATGGACAGGAAGGGAAAAGACACGCGTACAGAGGTTTTCGGTAACGGGAAGTTCGATATTACGGACAAAGGGGGCAAAGGCCTCCTGCTGATGGAGAGGGGAAGGGTAGTAGACACCGCAACCGATTCCCGCCTCACGCAGGCGCAGAATCACCGTATCCCTGGATCCATGGAGAAGGCGTCCCGTGAGGAGGTTGGGAACCGGTTCACCTTCCGGCGGGCTTACCTGCCAGGCGACCCCCTCATCTTCCATGATTGCTTCACGAAGCAACCTGTCGTGTTTCCGGCGAGCCGGGATCTGACCGTCAAAGGCGGCGAGCTGGCCGAGGCCAATCGCAGCTTCCACATCTGTCATTCGATAGTTGTATCCGAGGCATACGTGATGATAGGGTCGATCCATCCCATGGTTTCGAAGCAGACCGATTTTGTTCGCAACCTCCGCATGACGGGTCGTCACCATCCCACCTTCACCCACGAGAATATTTTTTGTGGGATAAAACGAGAAGCAGGCCGCATCACCCATCGCTGCCACTTCTTCTCCGGCATAGCGGACACCGTGGGCCTGGGCCAGATCATGAATTACCTTCAATCCGTGATTCCTGGCGAAATCCTCCACTTCCTTCACCGGAGCGGGATGGCCGAAGAGGTGAACAAGGATCAGGCCCCTTGTTCGGTCTGTCATCTGGGAAGCGGCCGATTGGATATCGAGCGTGAATGTGTCCTCCCTTACATCGCAAAAGACCGGAACACAACCTGCGAGGGCGACGGCCGATGCCGAGGCGAAAAAGGTAAAGGAGGGAACGAGTATTTCATCGCCGGGCTCGAAGAGAGCCATGATGGCCAGGTGGAGAGCCGAAGTTCCCGAGGATACAGCAAGCGCATGGTTCACCTTGAATCGTTCCGAGAAGGCGGTTTCAAATCGGTCGGTCCAGGGTCCCTGCTTCAGATTTCCCGATTTCAGGACTTCCATGGCCTGTTCAATGGATGCAGGTTCTAAACGAATGTCATAGAGTGGGATCATAGTGACCTCAATGGCCTAAGGTTATGGTACCGAATGTTGTACGCAGGTAAACTTCTCCCTTTCCTTCGGGCGTGAGGACAAAGATCCGCTTCCCGAGGGGAAAATAGGGCCGGGGCAGGATGTCTTCCATCTCCGACCGCACCGTACCAAAGACAGCTTTGGCTTCCAGATCGTGGGGAGGAGACGGGCCGATCCGGTAATGGATCTGACCATGACGCATCTTCAGAATGAATTTCTTTTCAAAGGGTCCGGTGAGAGTAATGGAACCCTTTGAAATTTCAAATCGAATATCCAGATTTCGAGGGAGTTGTACCTCAATGTCGTAGGACAGGTGACGTCTGAGGCCCCTGACCTCTCGTCCGGTCGGGATCAGAGGTTCGACGGTCAGGACTTTTTCCTGAATCCTTGTTTGCAGGGAACAATCGTGAAATCTGGGATTCGGAATATCGGATGTAATGGTCCCCCTGATGACTATTTTCCCGGACGTCGGGTTGGTGAAGAGAATATTGGCCTGATCCAGATCGAGGACAACCAGGGTTATCCCCTGCAGGGATGTGGAGAAATCAATCGGATGGCTCAGTTCGTTTTGTGCGAGCCCTGGGCAGGCGAAAAGGAGAAGCGTGCAAAGAATGAAGCCCGGAAATCGTCTCATGGGAAGAGCCTCCAGAGAAGAAGAGATGTGGGAATATTATGAGACTGGGACGGATGGCCCCAGAGAAGACCACGAGGGTCGGGTCCCTGGCTTTTGAGTGTAAACCAGAGGGCGGCGTTGAGCCCGACAGAACAGAAAAGCAGAAGGATTACGGACCGTGACCAGGCAGGTCGGGGGAAAATGGTGGTAAAGGAAGATACGAAGGGAGCAAGGATCAAAGGAAAAAAAGCAAGAAGAACCAGAAGAAGCAGAACCGGTCCGCGGATCGAAGCCCAGACGAAGCCTCCGGCAATAAAAAGGAGAAGCGGTAGAGTCCAGATGACCATCGTGAAAACTACACGTTGAAAACCATTCATGTTCAGACTGCCACAGGGAAGGCGGATCAACAGGTAGAGTGCCGTGATAAAAAAACCCGAAAAAATCAGAGCGAAAAAGATTGAAACGACAGAAACAGGAAAATTCAGGATTTCAGAAGTGAATCGAATATCATCACCCCTGAGTGTCTCTACGATGGGAAGCAAACCGCCGGTCAGGGACAGATAGAGACAGGCAAGCCTGGCAAGCAGCTGGGATATAAAGCCGGGCGGAAAGGGAAAGGCAAAGAGAAGGACCAGTGCCGTGATTGTGAGAAGAAATCCTCCCATCCAGTACCATAATGCGACAAAGGAGTTAGCGAATATGAAATTCGGGTAGTTGAGCAGAGCCAGACCATGCTGGTAGAGGGGAATATGGATTCCAATCCAGTCGGCTGAGGTGATGGCACCCAGAAGGCCATGACCCAGGGCATGAACGATCCGTCCCAGGGGTGCGAAAAGAGCCATGGCCATCAGGCCCAGAAAGAGGAATCCAAGACTGTTGCCAGCGTGGAGGCGGGATCGCCAGAGTGGTGACATATCAGAAGATGGCCGGTTCCATATAGGTTCCGAAAATGTCGCGTAAAACGTCGGAAATTTCCTGGACCGTACAGTAGCACTTTACGCAAGCAAGTATAGGAGGCATGAGATTGTCCGCCCCCTCCGCCGCCCGGCGAAGTTCGTCGAGGCAGCGGGTTACCTCCGCCCCATTGCGTTCTCTTCGGACTCGATTCAACGATTCCAGCTGTTCTCTCTCCACCCGCTCCTCGATGACGAGGGTGGGAATATTCTGCTCTTCTTTCATCTGGTAGGCATTGACTCCTACGATGAGTTTTTCGTTCCTGTCCAGAGATTGCTGGTACCGGTAGGCTGCTTCCCAGATTTCCCGCTGTGGGAATGCGGCTTCTACCGCTTCCACCATACCTCCATAGGCATCGATCTTATCGAAATAGTCGAAAGTCCCTTCCTCCATTCGGTTGGTCAGGGTTTCAACAAAGTAACTGCCTGCCAGGGGATCAATCGTATGGGCAACACCCGTTTCGTGAGCAATGATCTGCTGGGTACGCAGGGCAATGGTCACAGCATCCTCCGTGGGCAGGGCGAAGGTCTCGTCCATAGAGTTGGTATGGAGCGATTGAGTCCCTCCCAGGACTCCGGCAAGAGCCTGAATCGCCACACGAACCACATTGTTGTAAGGCTGCTGGGCCGTGAGGGAGCATCCCGCCGTCTGCGTATGAAATCGAAGACGCCAGGAATCCGGGTGTCTGGCACCGTACCGCTCCTTCATGACGCGGGCCCAGATTCTCCGGGCGGCGCGATACTTGCCTATCTCCTCAAAAAAATCATTATGGGCATTAAAGAAAAAGGATAATCTCGGTGCAAAGGCGTCCACATCAAGACCTGCGCGGACTCCATACTCCACATATTCCATTCCGTCCCGAAGGGTAAAGGCCAGTTCCTGCAGGGCCGTAGATCCGGCTTCACGGATATGGTATCCCGAAATGGAAATGGTGTTGAACTTGGGAACACGCTCTGCGGCAAAGGCAAAAACGTCTGTTATCAGGCGCATCGAGGGCCGCGGAGGGTAAATGAACTCTTTCTGTGCAATATATTCCTTCAGGATATCGTTTTGAATGGTTCCTGAGATGCGCGTATAGTCGGCCCCCTGTTTTTCCGCCACTGCGAGGTACATGGCAAAGGCAATGGGTGCCGTAGAATTGATCGTCATTGAGGTCGTAACACGCTCCAGATCGATGCCCTCAAAGAGGGTTTCCATATCCGCCAGCGTATCAATGGCAACTCCGCAACGCCCGACTTCTCCCCGGCTGAATTCGTCGTCGGAATCATATCCGTACAGTGTGGGCAAATGAAAGGCGACGGAAAGCCCTGTCTGACCGTGCTTTAAGAGATAGTGAAACCTCTCGTTGGTGTCCCGGGCTGTGCCGAAACCGGCAAACTGGCGCATGGTCCACAGCTTTCCCCGATACATGGTGGGATAGGGACCCCGTGTAAAGGGGAAATGGCCGGGAAACCCGAGATCTTGAAGGTAATCCAGATGGGACACACTGTCCGGTGTAGCAAGGATGGGAACGTCCATTCCCGATACGGTCGTGAAATCCTTTTTCCATGGTGGCCGCTGTTCAAAGGTGGGTTCGAGGGATTCGGCTGTCCATCGGTTTCGAGCCTCGGAAATCTCCTGATGATCATCTTTCTTCTGATCCGGTTTTTTGGGTATATCCATGCAGCTATTGTAACAGAAAGAAAGTGGATCCGATAAGGGATCTCCCTTATAAAATCAACGACATTGTGAATCCGGCGGCTCTCACAATCCGAAGTAAATTCATGGAGGTATGGAGGAGAGGATCCCTTCGTTTATTTATCGAAAGGTGGCAATTTCCTCAAGGGATTTTCTGGAAATATCCGGCACGTGCGTATCCGGTGCGGGATATCCGGTCACGAGCACCATGAGAGGTCTTTCATTATCCGGCCGATTCAGTATACGGTTGAGAAATCCCATCGGGCTTGGTGTGTGAGTCAGACATGCCAGTCCGGCGTTATGAAGAGAAGCAATCAGGAATCCTGTCGCAATACCCGTTGATTCCTTTGTGTAATAGTGCTTGATGGTCTCTCCATCCTGGCCTTTTCCGTGGATGATTTCAAAGATAACGATGAGAACGGGAGCTTCCTCAAGAAAGGGTTTGGATGCATGGGTACCGAGATGTTCAATGGCCTTAAGCCATGCCTCCGGGGCCCGGGATGTGTAGAACTCTCGTTCCAC
This Thermoanaerobaculia bacterium DNA region includes the following protein-coding sequences:
- a CDS encoding chloride channel protein, with the translated sequence MNQTLKVGGRWIFLSVMVGIITGLATTLFVFLMERTHELLIVQTIGFVNGGEGSEFLPWFRPFLFLLIPTLGGLACGILVTWLSPESEGHGTDSVLHSFHREKSRVPPHVVLVKMLSSAVTIGSGGSAGPEGPMAQVGSGIGSVISNIFGLTPKERNILFIAGIAGGIGSIFRAPLGGAVFGPEILYSEPDFETDALVPCLISSITAYSVHCSLSGNWKPAFDVPAIAFRHPMELLLYVVLGLLLVLAGKLYIRWFYFFHDRVFGPLKLPAFLKPALGGFALGLLALLVPQIIGTGYPLVQQALYGKLTIAAMLGLALLKIVATSFTIGSRGSGGVFAPTVVIGGLVGGAFGYAAEQVFPMFVSNPTSYILVGMGGFLAGVANVPISALIMVAEMSHSYDLLVPIIFTVTVTYLLSGSESIFSQQVPSRIDSPAHLGDFSVDILSQLHVRDVIRQSPEITLHEGTPFDEVVRVVTSSQQTTFPVVDESGRLISIFTLDDVKSVLPDRDVWEILVARDLGMDRFTSLSPDETLDAALRKFTATRAERLPVLDPERPGVMTGMVSRQDLLSAYHQAMNALRRNR
- a CDS encoding DegT/DnrJ/EryC1/StrS family aminotransferase, whose translation is MIPLYDIRLEPASIEQAMEVLKSGNLKQGPWTDRFETAFSERFKVNHALAVSSGTSALHLAIMALFEPGDEILVPSFTFFASASAVALAGCVPVFCDVREDTFTLDIQSAASQMTDRTRGLILVHLFGHPAPVKEVEDFARNHGLKVIHDLAQAHGVRYAGEEVAAMGDAACFSFYPTKNILVGEGGMVTTRHAEVANKIGLLRNHGMDRPYHHVCLGYNYRMTDVEAAIGLGQLAAFDGQIPARRKHDRLLREAIMEDEGVAWQVSPPEGEPVPNLLTGRLLHGSRDTVILRLREAGIGCGVYYPSPLHQQEAFAPFVRNIELPVTENLCTRVFSLPVHPNLSTEEIQSIIQATRNALL
- a CDS encoding methylmalonyl-CoA mutase family protein, encoding MDIPKKPDQKKDDHQEISEARNRWTAESLEPTFEQRPPWKKDFTTVSGMDVPILATPDSVSHLDYLQDLGFPGHFPFTRGPYPTMYRGKLWTMRQFAGFGTARDTNERFHYLLKHGQTGLSVAFHLPTLYGYDSDDEFSRGEVGRCGVAIDTLADMETLFEGIDLERVTTSMTINSTAPIAFAMYLAVAEKQGADYTRISGTIQNDILKEYIAQKEFIYPPRPSMRLITDVFAFAAERVPKFNTISISGYHIREAGSTALQELAFTLRDGMEYVEYGVRAGLDVDAFAPRLSFFFNAHNDFFEEIGKYRAARRIWARVMKERYGARHPDSWRLRFHTQTAGCSLTAQQPYNNVVRVAIQALAGVLGGTQSLHTNSMDETFALPTEDAVTIALRTQQIIAHETGVAHTIDPLAGSYFVETLTNRMEEGTFDYFDKIDAYGGMVEAVEAAFPQREIWEAAYRYQQSLDRNEKLIVGVNAYQMKEEQNIPTLVIEERVEREQLESLNRVRRERNGAEVTRCLDELRRAAEGADNLMPPILACVKCYCTVQEISDVLRDIFGTYMEPAIF
- a CDS encoding nitroreductase family protein, producing the protein MIPLPDHRRYSQEEQIERAKAFYSLMNQRRSVRSFDTKPVPQEVIESCIRTAGTAPSGANQQPWHFEVVQDPQIRREIRLAAEEVEREFYTSRAPEAWLKAIEHLGTHASKPFLEEAPVLIVIFEIIHGKGQDGETIKHYYTKESTGIATGFLIASLHNAGLACLTHTPSPMGFLNRILNRPDNERPLMVLVTGYPAPDTHVPDISRKSLEEIATFR
- a CDS encoding molybdopterin-dependent oxidoreductase; this encodes MTAEIETTCTRRCPDTCLMVARREGGRIMELTGDPKHPYTRGQLCKSQELYLENVLYHTDRILVPHRKGMDTWSTWQVASHNEIIDDIVSRVHSALETYGPRSILHIQSDTYPGISRHLNTLFFRSLGGTRRITPYHDCAAGLTGQHQDFGAVETSDPMDVLSSKLIILWGKNVAQSAIHFNMIIQQARKRGAKVLLIDPIVGPSIRYADAHYQVAPGGDSALALAMAGSILRNSLHDEKFCSGKLENFDTFRSAVLSLDMEELCKMADLSPTVVENLARLYATTRPAFIIAGRGMVRQPRGGQTIRLIDALSLITGQIGQPGSGVFFHRPETGLNLAFLESVEHPHEEVVSPAELPTMLEKSDPPIQVIFINHADPVQDWPGGIYFARALRNIPTVVVMDHFFTDTADSSTHFLPSATMLERMDIVMSPYHPGITLCEEVIPPRKSSRTEFTYYQAMARRLNLAHPVHPYGWYMNQLILPLRKHGITIDRLRQGMVLNPLTPKVAYADGIFRTPSSKAVLISKWNLSPLRERKFPLILLCPSLRKWQTRVTPPNQQEEPLLAIVHPDTLAKLKLEPGQHARVIGPDGEVDVVVQDDPEQRQDTVIVPFGKWIYLGGNINNAVPVTPTDIGKSISFHGTGVILR